TACTAAGATGTCCATTTATGATAATTTATGTGATtcactacaacaacaattaatACAAACAAATGCTGAATGAGAAATGGGAAAAAACAAGCGCTTTCTCTTTagcaaacaaaacataaaaaaaagataataaaaatttggataaaaatcaATTAGCATATGATGATAACAACAAGAATAATATGATTTTTCCAATCTTTCCATTTCATAAAAGATCTCTCTCACATATAATcataatttatgtttttttgtttttctcctcAGAATACATTTCCACGTGCGTTTTTTTGTGGCAACCCACATATAGCACCATCAACAAaaagccaaaaacaaaattattaacttgttttgttgttattaaaattttgctagTAGTGTGGGGCCAAAACGtagattttctttgttttctttgaaaattttgctcgtaggtGGATGGGTGGTGGTGGTTGGTTGGTcggtctctctgtccgtctataTAGGCAATCATCAGAAGAGCAAGCAGTCAGCCAGTAATGATGGAAATTAATTGTCTATTATTAAGACTGTTGTGAAGATACGCTTGGGGTAATTTCTCTACAGTACTTTAGTTGTCTGGTCCTATCATCATCAGCACAATGTCTGTCTATGGTGGTAGCTATATTCTATGAGTACACAATGCAAATATTATGCCTTAGATCGCTTTTCCTGCCACCTTTATTAATATAAAACCTCATTATAAACGTATTTTCATTCTGTTGTACTTTACTAAACAAACAAAGACTTATAAATGAGAAAAACAATATATGAAGAAGAAATTACCAAGAAAGGAAGAGCTTTATGCCTTAAGGTGAGACAGGGGGCCCAAAGTCAGCAAAATTCCAATTGGACAATTAAACAAAGTAAAAGGATGCCATAAAGATTGATCATCAGTAAATTAGTCAGCTAAAAATAGTCATCTTACAAAGTTACGGTACTTAACTTAGAATTAGCTTTATAAAATCTAAACCAAGATTTAGTACCATGTCATGGTATGATTTAGTATTACACATACTTGGTAGACTTGGAAATAAGAACGAAATGCCATAAACCAATATAGAACCATAATTGGACTATTAAGTGCCATAGGACGAATTTGTATCATAGAATGATTTAGTACCATAGAATGATTTAGTACCATAGAATGATTTAGTACCTTAGAATGATTTAGTACCATAGAATGATTTAGTACAATAGAGTGATTTAGTACCATAGGATTATTTAATACAATATCATGATGCGTCACTGATAAAAGATTTAGTACCTTTAGAAGATTTTGCGGTCTTAGTACCATCGAGTTATTCAGTATCATAAAACTATTTAGTGCTTTAGGAAGATTAAGAGGAGGACAtcatagtgcagaggttagcatgtccgcctatgacgctgaacgccagtgTTCGAGTCCCGATGAGACTATCAAACTTTTCAGCCATGTAGAAACTtcgctccaaagaggtgtcgcactgcggtgcgccgttcggactcggctataaaaaaaggaggccccttatcattgagcttaaccttgaatcggactgcactctaagaagtttgccccagttccttagtgggcaaaatttggaaatttgcaGGAAGATTAAGTAACATTCGAAGATTTAGTGCCATTGGAGAATTTAGCACCATGGGATAACTTAAGTACTATTGATTAATTTAGTACTCCCATACGTTTTACCAGTTAAGTACCATAGAATGATTTAGTACCATTTAAAAGAGTCAGTACCGCATAATGATGTAGTCCGTTGGGATTATTCAGTACCTTCGAAAGATTTAGTATCATTGGATTATTTAGTACCATATAATGTTTAAGACCATTGGCTTTTTTCGTACCATATAAGTTTATGTAGTAATATACTTGGTCGAATAAGAATCCCTGGAAGATTTAGTACCAGGAAAACATTTATTACCAATGAGCGAGTTGTGTCTCGGGAAAGTAATGTTCCgccaagaaaaaatatttagtgCCATATGATATGATGATGAAATTTAGTACTAAATTATACATTATATAATTTATCGTATAGATTGGATAATTTACATACATCATTTTTAGTACTAAAACATTGTTAGTACTAAAACATTCTTAGTACTAAAACATTTTTGTACTAAAACAGTTTTAGTTCTAAAACATTTTTAGTACTAAACTATTTTAAAACTAATTTCAATATTGTCTATTGGTAAGATTAAGATTTTAAAGGAAAAAGATGGCTAAACATTTAGTACAAATTGGGAAAATCAAAAACAATTAAAGCACTACAACATTTTTAGTAGTTAATCACTTTTAGTACTAAACATTTTTGATACTAATTTCAATATTGTCCTTTAGTAGATACAATGTTGtttctttcatttaagtacTAAATTTGAGATGAAAGAAAGGGAAAAAAGATCATTTAAAATTTACAGCAAGTATATAATATTATTGCGAAAAATTTAACAATCTTTCACACTGAAAATATAATTTAGtactaaaatatttttagaactaaaacatttttagtattaaaacatttttagtaCCAAAACATTTTCAGTACTTAAACATTTTTAGTACTAAAACATTTTCTAGTACTAAAACATTTTTAGCGCTAAAATATTATTAGTACTAAAATACTTTTAGTACTAAAACACTTTTAGtactaaaacatttttaatactAAAATATTATTAGTACTACAACATATTTagcactaaaattttgttaggttaggttaggttgaatgggatgcccaccaaaggtgacttcactcggaggccagtttagcccattgtggtaccctagagagagagatAGGGAAAATAAAGAAGATGTGAGTCCTCGGACTAGAGGTCAtgcacgaataaaagaaagacaggaggaatggagaacTCGAGCGTGGGGTTAAGAAGTGCCCGTCCCgacgcaagcacggatgtacctacgccgtAGCTTTTGGCACCCCtttggaaccatcctgttcgTTCAACAAACCGTAGGacaagaacacagcaagtgctcaatggtctactaaaatttttttagtactAAAACATGATTTGTTCTAAATTCAATGTTGTCCATTAATAGATACCATGTTGTATACGTTTTCCTTttagtactaaatttcagctaaaacatTACAAAATGAAAAAGATAACTTAATTAAAATTAGTATTATTTTTAgcaccaaaaaatatttttagtacTAAGTTCAATATTTTCCATTAGCAGATacgttgttttatttgtttttgttttcctttttgtattaaatttcagttaaaacaTTACAAAGGGAAAAAGAGAACTTAAAATTAGTATTATTTTTAGTACTTAAACATTTTAGTACTAAGTTCTATACTATACTATCCATTAGCAGATACAATGTTTTATATgtttctctcttccttttagtactaaatttcagctgaCACATTACAAAGGGAAAACGATAACTAAGAATTTAGTACAAACAGCAAGTTTATAATAGTATTGCGAAAAATCTTACTTTTTCCATTGGAAATATAATTTAGTACTACATAATTTCAAAATTATACATTATTTGTTATAAGATTTTCTCAgtgttatgatttttttttcctcttcttATTTGGTCTTTTCATTAactgcaaaatgaatataccatatTTATTTGCCATTTTTCTGTGTAGTATTTAAATAGAGAGGCAGATGTacagacaaatgcgatctacaaATATAAATACACACATGCATGTTGAGGAAAACAATGCtcgtaataaaacaaaaattataaccaaataaaactgttgttgttgctgctattaCTGCTGGTCCTATTGTGTTTTTGTCTGGCACAATAGTGAGCGTCTGAAGCCATCACATTATACCACTACCTTACCCCACCCATCATTATTCCATATGTTCTGTGATAGAATTATTGAATCTATTGGAAGTGAAAGTTGGAGGGAGAAAATTAAATGCTATAGACACCGAGGACACTCGAACTAGACACAGTGCTATTAGAATAGGGAGAGATGTTGTATTAAAAGGCTGCTTTTAGAAACAGGTAGATTAAGAAAATGGGCTTTTAgcagatatattaaaaaaaaataaacataaaaaaattaaataagtcTAAAAACTAGGATGTTATCTGTCTTCTTTAGTACTAAATCTGGAAAACGTTTAAAACATATTTATTGTTAACAATTACCCTGCTACTAGACTTGATACCACCTTATAGTCCAATACGTTGTTAGGCTTAATAATTAGTAAAACTTTAATAACAAAATAAGTTCTAAATTTTAAAACCTGATACTAACTTTGGTAGCGACTTCTACTCTATTAAGTTGTTAGACTAGGTAGTTGTGTTCTTTTCTTACAAAACTAAGTACTAAATTTAGCACCAATAAATTTTAGAAACTAGTAAtgaatttggtaccaaattgtGCTCTATTCAGTTTTTAGACTTCGAAAATGGTAAAACAAGGAAACTGGCTTAAGTTTTGACAAATTCTTCAGTGCTAAATCAAGTACAATTAAGGCATTTTAGAACCTGATACTAAATTAGGTTCCAAATTGTGCTCTCTTAAGTTGTAAGACTTTGATAAATGATAAAATATGGAAATTgggttaaattttgataaatttttagtGCTAAATTTAGTACCATTAGAGGATTTTAGACCTGGTACCAAATGTGGTACCTATTTGTACTCTGTTAAGTTGTTAGACTTCGAAAATGGCGAAACATGCGTATTGGgttaagttttgacaaaatatttagtACAAAATTTAGTACAATTGAGAGCTTTTAAAACCTGGTACTAAATTTTGAAtgatgatgtaagactttaaaAATGGTAAACCATGAAAACCTACAGTACTTAATTAAGTACCATCAAGGGATTTTAAAACTTGGTACCCAATGGTCTCCTATAAATTATTAGACTTCGTAATGGTAAAACATGGAAATTGGGTTaagttttaacaaatttttcagtACTTAATTTAGCACTATCAGGGTATTTTAGAACCAGGTACTAAATGTACCTATTTGTACTCTATTATTAAGttgttagcctttgaaaatggTAAAACATGCAAATTGGTTTTTCAGTACTAAATTTAGTACCATCAGCGTATTCTAGAACCTGGTACTAAATGTGGTACCTACAATATAGTACAATTATTAAGTGGTTAGCCTTATGAATGCTGATGAAAAATGGTAAAACATTCAAATTGGGGTTTCAGTACTAAATTTAGTATCATCAAATGATTTTAAAACCTGGTACTAAATTTGGTGCCAATTTGTACTCTTATTAAGTTGTTGAACTTTGTAATTTGTGAAACATGGAAAATGTGCTTATTCTTGACAACTTTTTAGTACTAAATTTAGTACCATCAAgggatttatttgaaattattaaataagTAGCCATGTCTCTGGTATGATTCGCAGACTTCTCAGTTATTTGCAATCACTTTCTTTCTTTCcccattatttaaaaatatcttaTGCCACTGTTGGTTCGCTACGACAATTGTTCTCTTTCAaaacgccaaaaaaaaaaaaaatgctgaaaGAAGCGCCGTCCAACTGGAAAAAGTCATATAGCAACCATGCCTGCATGGTTTAGCCCATAGTActatacattttaaattttaatgatttttttttctgttcagtaaaatatttgaaatatttatttccaataCCCCACAATTGTCGAAGGAATGAGTGATGTCTGTATATgctgttgttttatttattttttatttttgggcaatGCGCTCTATTGGTTGTTTGGCTTTAAATTTGTAGGATTTTGGCTATCTTGTTTGCcgtttattatttcttttttattttgctgtttttgtttgtcTATTAAGTGTTAAATATCAATTAGTTGGAATTtcctaaattaaaacaaaaagcgCCAAAATACATAGTACAGACATTATTTCATGTTCTTTCGTTTTGTTCCCAACAGGGGCCCCCTCGTTGTCCGTCCTTGGCCTTACGGTGGATTGTCAGGTTCTTTACTTTCTTTGTTGCCAACAAAGCAATGATGGGCCTATACTTTATGGGTATTAAGAGTCATGCAGAGAACTTgggaaaattataaatattttaaaaattattttaaaaatttaaaaacaaagttCAATGAAAGTATGTTGgtattaaatttataaaaaaaaaaaatatttatgaaaatttatcaaTTTAAAGCAATTTTATCTTTAtacataagtatatatattctggatcgtcccatgtccgtctgtacgtccgccGAAACACTattgcggtcgaacgtgtaaagctagccgcttgaaattttgtacagatacttcttattggtgttaGGTCGTCGGGAATTgcaattgggccaaatcggttcagatttggatatagcccccatataaaccgatcctccgatttgacttcttgaacccctagaagcctcaattatcattcgatttcgctgcaatttagaacaaagactcgaattatgactttcaacatccatgccaagtatgatccgaatcggtctataaacagatatagcccccatatataccgattttcggatttgacttcttgagcccctagaacccTAAATgttcatccaatttcgatgaaatatggaacaaagacttgacttGTTACTTACAATATCCGTGTCAAGTAtcattcgaatcggtctataaacagatgtagcccccatataaaccgacccccggatttgacttcttcagccattaGACGTCTCAGTTTAcccctgatttggctgaaatttggcccaaacccctattttgtaaccacattttcatgtggaggtggcgatggCGATcatgtaggtgagcaagttcgttccggtccaaaggaccgatcgccgcgggaacagggtggtcattggttttttaaaggtgtcaataactcgccttgttatttcgagcatcataggcactcagtattgtgctgattgtccgcgataccgctgattgtccgcgactgcaaacatagctactccgtatggagcattccactatccgcaacctgtggaagcgcccggtagctcgcagctaagctactcgtgacagcaatgaaaaccacacagatcggaattcactgttccagcctgtgttttgctcacagctatcccgtgccgggggtcaatatggtgatataggcctccCCAAGTACCGATaacccgatgtgacttcttgagaccaaaattcaaatataaattctgttaataagggtacatttttagcagacaccatgatggtgggtacccTAGATTcgccctggccgaacttagcacgcttttacttgtttgatctaTCTGCGGTTAATCATTATTgtactttttgcaaaaaaaaaattgatgagaGACTTTTTGCTGCGATTTAACGGCGATTGATGTTTCTCCTGTTGTCGTCGATGATATTTTAGAGGACAAAATTATAATTTGTCGTCTATGACGAATTAGAATTATATGACAATAAGGAATTGAGAGATTTTTTGCTTCGATTTAATGGCAACTTTAGCGAGTGATGTTTCCCCTGTTGTCGTCGATGATATTTTAGGGgacaaaaatataatttgtCGTCTATGACAAATTAGAATTATATGACAATAGGGAACAATTTTCTGATTAAAGCCATAAATCAGCATATAAGcgacaaacatttttaaaattccaaACATAAGGTtacattaggttaggtaaggtaagagtggcagtcctttactgAATACAGATACAACAGTTGCGGTCTGTCGCAACTGTGGTATCCGTAGGCCTATGGTGGGTATCGAACCCAAGACCCCTGCACTGGCAATCCTAGCATGCTGTTAATTCGGTTGCCGGGCGTGAAACGTTGAGATTGAAGACATTATGAGCGACAGTTTCCTTTAAATTGTCATCAATGACAAAACAGCTGGTATCCGTAGGCCCATATTGGGTATCGAACCAAAGACCCCCGTACTTGAAATCCGAGCAAGCTGATTGAAGACATTATGAGCGACAATTTCCTTTAAATTGTCATCAACGACAAAtctaatttctaatttttttaacataaaggaatttaattttcattcagaattagggattttttttaaacaagcctgaggatttttttgtttttcttaaactTAGTTTGTGTAAGAGATGTCACACCAAAAATTAAACCGCTAAATTAAAAACATTCATCATTAACAGCAACAATGGCACTCAAGAccaggatattttttttttgtaacattgTTTCCCTCTAATGAGacattttcccaaagaaaagtaataaaatcacatttggCAAATAAAAGCCATAAATATAAGATAGCTAGTAGCCACCCAAACTGCGAACCagacagtcagtcagtcagccagccaCTCAACCTTCCTGCACTTGACACCATCCTATGCTATCACAGACACACTCGCACACACATTCACTCTCTCTTGGCATCACTTGAGACAAAGGCATAAAGAAATTtactttccttaaaaaaaaaatccgtttGTCAATGTGGCCACAGCGAGATATGGCTGTTTTCGAAAGGGGAGAAGTAAGGAGGCATCAATAAAACCCCTACAGAATTTTTTGTTCCTTTTATTTATCCCCTCATCTTGCCTTGGAGATTTGTTTTTGGTGATTATTTGGGATAAGAGTGTGAAATAATTTCATAAACTTGCTCCATTAAGCAGAGACCTGAAAGACACAAAAACCCATCATGGATGACATGAATGACGTTCTAATGTTATTCTTGCTGCCAAGAAAGAGAGTGAACTCAGTCGTCGTCGTCTTCTTCTCAAAGGAAGACAGAGGTGGATGTGGGTGGATTGTTTTCATtatatttggttttattttctcATCTAAAATGCGATAATGAAAtttcatcttccttcttttgatGACTGCTTTTTGTTTAGttcatctatctgtctgtctatgagGCAGGGGGTGAGAGTGAGGacttaacaaaaaatttccagAGGTTTGCCGCAGGTGATAGGGGAGAGGTTGGTTGTTACGGCTTTGGTTTGCTGTCGAAAGAGTAATTTTCATAATGCTTCAatatgacttttttttttttgttatttctatACACTCTTATTTGTAAAGCCCGTCCCTGTTTTCATGCAAATTGTTATATCTTTTGATGGGTAGTTGGAGAGATGGGTAGGGAGGTACATTTTTCCAGAATAAAAGTAAATTACAAAACAAACACATTTCAATATTGTTTTTAGCAATATTTTAAGGTTTGGTTGTTTTTCCTCTGCCTGGCAAAGTACAGTGCCAAAATCGGTTAGAGGAAATTCTAGAAGAAAGGCCTGCCGCCTGAGACCTCACCAAGTTGGGAGAGTGCTTTGGGTGTTATGTCAAATAATTTAAGTGTTCGTTCTTTGCAATTTATTACAAATTCCATTATCTTCATGGTCTTTGGCAATATGTCATGAGCAGCACCACACCTAAATTAtgcgcgcgtgtgtgtgtgtgtgtgccattGGAAGATGTAGCAGCAGGGCGACAAGGCTTTCATTAATTTAGCCCTGGATTAAAGGTGATTCCTTCAAGCAGCGATAGCTTCTTTACATTAAAACAATAAATCGACCCAAGAGATGTACTCTTCTCCAACAAATGATAATTTATGTTAATGTTCTTCTTCGAGCAATGCGcaacaatttgaaattttattttaattgaattttctgTGGACCTTCTGCGTTTTGCCCTTAGCTAGGATTTATTTCTTTAGACCTAAATTAAAGTGTATGCGTATTTTTCTAATGTTTTTCTGGTTTCTCCAATTTCCTATTACCTCTCCTTAGGCAACGGCACAATTGATTTCCCCGAGTTCTTGACAATGATGGCCCGTAAAATGAAGGATACCGATAGTGAAGAGGAAATCCGAGAAGCCTTCAGAGTATTCGATAAAGACGGCAACGGCTTCATTTCAGCGGCTGAATTGCGTCACGTCATGACAAATTTGGGTGAAAAGTTAACAGACGAAGAAGTCGATGAGATGATTCGAGAAGCTGATATCGATGGTGATGGTCAAGTCAATTACGAAGGTaggtgttgttttgtttttgtttttttggtctATAAAACCAAATCGACATGATAAttttatatacagcggtcaaaaaaagtattcatcattagcaaaattgataataaattcacttattttgggtaattgaagaaaatttaaagtaaacaaataatgcagttttatgcaatagtttatttttcgtaatatgttttaaaataaattcaaaaaataaatttaattagcgcaaaaaatgcaattttatataataacaccaaaaacagaacaaaaaaagtattcatcattgatgtgctatcatcaaagtcaaattcaaatattatttgggaatcccccttttctgttttatttagtaaaggaggctttgcccttgacagcaaatatttaatttcattgaaaatatagtttttgtcgtaagcaaaacgaggtttctgatgaggtaaaagttttgataataaaacaccacaggaatggtttaactcaaaaaactatcagtgaaatattaaatagaccacgatctactatacaatccatcatcagaaagtggacagaaacgaaaactgttgacaataaaccaagatctggtcgaccaaaagcactttcagttggagatgtgcgttggctagtgcggcaagttcagaaaactccgaagacaaatgcgaccattcttcgtaaaaacactatggaatatttagggaaggaagttactacacaaacaattcgaaatacactcaaaaggcatagttacagaggaagaactgcacgtaagaagccctttataaataaaataaaccgagtgaaaaggctaaacttcgcaaaaatgtatgtaaaatagCCCgtatcattttggaaaacagtcatttttgcagacgagagcaagtttaatctttttgggtgcgatggaaaggtcatagtgtaccgaaaaccaaatacagagcttgaagaacgaaacacagttgctactgtaaaacatggtggaggtggtttaatggtttgggggtgtatggcggcttcaggagcgggaaatcttgaaattattaatggagtaatggatcataagtattacattgacattttaaagaggaatttaaaagatagtgctgtaaaacttgggcttggtaataactttcaatattatcaagataatgaccccaaacattctgctttaaataccaagatgtggatgctgtataactgccccaaagtcattaaaactcctcctcaaagtcccgacttgaacccaattgaacatctttgggaacatctcgaacgcaaattgagaacgcgcaatttttcgagcaagagtcaaatgcaacaggtgataatggaggaatggactaatatagaccaaaatataaccgctaaattagtccaatcgatgtcaaaccgtttaaaagaagttataagacgcggtggtcgaataacaaagtattaatttttttaaattatgttatttatttttttgttttttttgcaatgatgaatactttttttgtttaattttttgtgttcagctgtaaaatggccctttttgttccaataaatactatttttttctttaaaaacaatgaaattgtgtacatatatatcacacaagcactactgcatcattagtttaatatgtttttattccaattgtcttttgtagacttattaaaaaaaaaacattgaatgatgaatactttttttgaccgctgtacatatGTTATGGCATAGAATattctaatttattttatttatgtttttaattaattaaatttgtatttttaatttacttattttaaacttattttaaacttatttttttaactttatttgtttttatgtaaTTGAATATTGTGCGGAACGTTGGGTTATCTGATATCATTTGACTGAGTTCCTAGATCGTCATTTCATTTGGTACCACCAActcgttatttttataccctccaccataggattggggtatactaatttcgtcattctgtttgtaacatctggaaatatgcgtctgctaccccataaattatatatattcttgatcgtgtcgaaagcacgctaactttcggaagAGTATAGCTtccttcttgaaattttgcacaatactttttattagtgtaggtcatttacaatcccaagtaaatgggccaaatcggtccatgatatagctgccatataaaccgatcttgggtcttgactgcttgacccgctagagggcgcaattctcatccgatttgactaaaattttgcatgagatgttttgttatgacttccaataactgtgctaagtaccaatccaataactgtgctaaatatcggtcggtacataacctgatatagttgccatataaaccaatctgggttcttgacttcttgagcctctagaggccgcaattcttttccgatttggaagaaattttgtacaacggcttctctcatgaccttcaacatacgtgtcagcctgaatcgatcaatagcttgatacagcttccatataaacggatctcccgattttgcttcttgagccccctacaaggcgcaattcttatccgaatgaactgaaatattacacagtccgaatcggacaataacttgatatagctccaatagcataatagttcttattcaatattctttgtttgcctaaaaagagataccgcgcatagaactcgacaaatgcgatccatggtggagggtatataagattcggcccggctgaacttagcacgctcttacttgttccattttatttttt
The genomic region above belongs to Stomoxys calcitrans chromosome 5, idStoCalc2.1, whole genome shotgun sequence and contains:
- the LOC106087154 gene encoding calmodulin isoform X2, which codes for MADQLTEEQIAEFKEAFSLFDKDGDGTITTKELGTVMRSLGQNPTEAELQDMINEVDADGNGTIDFPEFLTMMARKMKDTDSEEEIREAFRVFDKDGNGFISAAELRHVMTNLGEKLTDEEVDEMIREADIDGDGQVNYEEFVTMMTSK